The Setaria viridis chromosome 9, Setaria_viridis_v4.0, whole genome shotgun sequence sequence TAACACTTGCTGGACATCAAGGCTATGGCAAGCAAAATGCTCTTGTAGAAGAATTATTCCAGAGTTACTTTTGCCAAGGAAAGTATATCGGTGACAAGTGAgtattcatataatttgttgaTTATGGTATTAATCGTAATCTTTTATTGTGCATTTATTTTTGTTGCTACCTTAGCCTGTGTATTCtgtaatttattttatatttctcCTAGATTATCTTTTATCTAGCCCTGTCATTAATTGGtccatatgaaaaaaaaatcatattttgAGTCATTGGTCATCCACTGGAAATATTGAAGCTGCATCAGTTTGTGTAAATAAGGCTTTCACAATCGATGTTCGATGCATATGTTCTGCTGACAATGTCCAAATATTGGGAGTGGTTGAATATTCATTGTACATCTAATCTAAGCATATATTTTTCAATTTCAATTGTGAGTTGAGACACTTAAatgcaagttttattgaaaatgTACTGATGAATAAGACAAATTTGCAGTAAGTCATGTGCTAGATCTATTTTACTGGTATGGCTGATATTCATTTTGACTGGGACTGTGAGAAAAAATGCATATAATCTCTGGCCCATATTTTTGAATGGTTATATGACCTGCATTGTTGTTTACAAAGGATATAGCTATCAAATTATGATGGACCACCACTAAGGTGCTAGTTGTCAATAATTTCAGGCTTCAAAGCATTCTATGTTTGAGGTTCTTTTTCCGATTTCCTCCCGAAATTTATCATGCAAACTGAAAGTATTTTGCATGTTGCATCCTTTCTATGTTggaatgttttttttctctattAATGTTGAGTCATCTGATTAAATTAGTTCATGTATCGCAGGCAGGTTTTGTTGGATGCTGCAAGAAAGGTGGGCATAGAAGGCGCAGAAGAGCTGCTTGAAGACCCTACCAGAGGAGTCGATGAGGTACGCATTCCAGTTAACTCTGTCCTCAGTGCCATATCCCTGTGATGACAGGGCTCATATATCCTTTTTGTTGTCAAAAGGTTCAGGAAGAACTCAACAAGTATTCATCTGGTATTTCCGGTGTCCCTCACTTTGTGGTATGAGGACTAACTGATGATGATATTTATCATCTTTGATCCGGTCAATGTTTAAATAATTTATCCATTTGTTGTTCACTGCGCTACCTTTCAGATCAATGGAAAATATCAACTCAGTGGTGGCCAGCCTCCAAGTACATTCATGAGGGCGTTTGAGATGGCTGCAAAGGATGGAGCTTAACGATGGTCTAAGGAACATCTAGTGTGCTTGTGTATGTTTGAAGGAATAAAAATTGAAGTCCAGACTTTAACAATAAGCTGGAGTACAATTAATTTATAAATGATTTGCAAAAGAATACATGGAATTATTTGTCTCCATAATTGTGATGTGGTCATTATTAGTGAACACATTTGAATAAAATTCTGAGGTGATAGGATATGGAAGATAGATCAGAATGTTGAAAAAAGCAGAGTCTACTCTGTATTCATATCTGATGGGAATGGGATATGCAAAGATGTCCAACAAAGCATTTGAATTGATCTGTTGTCATTTAGACTAAATATTTCACTGTCTTTCTGGTCCAATATATCATTTTACCTAAGAAATTTCTGCAATGGTAATATATAGTTAAAGGTTGAATTTAGACCTTTGGCATTTTGTCAAAAACCTTCAGACAGAATCCTCCTGCAAATCATTGGCCAAGAGGTGGCACTAATGGCCACTAATCTGTTTCTTGTTAATTCACTTTGAATATCAGCCACAAACTGAGGTTTGCACAACCTAAGATTTTCAGCATGAAAACCTAACGTAACCATCATCGTGGACATGTAACATCAATGACCCCATCAGTTTAGAATATCAAATGTAAATTggcacaaaacaaaaaaaagtggGGGATGGATTCTCTACTctacaaagaaaaatcaaatcttTGCGCGCCGCTGGAAGTTTCAGCAAACAATCTAGCGACTGTATTCCATCAGTGCTATGTACACAGAATATTGGATTTAGCCTGGGTTTTCCACTTGCCATCGATGAAGACTCTGCCTCAGCAGGGTCATTCATCATCGTTGAACAACATAACCTGCAATTGGACATTTTGTCGTTAGAGATCTAATACAAATGTTTTCTGCCTGCTTAAAATAACAATATTGATCAAGTACAAATAATCTTCACCTTTGCGCAGACTGGGCAAGCTTGACTTCTTTCCATCCATTCGTAAATGCAACTAAGGTGGAAATTATGGTTGCACTGCAATGCAATCTTTGGATTCTCATAACCATATTCTGCAGATAAAGAAGTATAATATTCAGAACACAGGAAATACTGAAGTCATAAATGCATGGCGTTGTGCATAAACTATAATAACAAGTATTACGATAGTTAGAACATCTTTCCAACATATTCACCCCTCTTTTCCCAGCTATAAATTAGCTAACATGATGTTCTGTTCATAATTGTCATCGAAGCAAATTAGTAATCTAGCAATCCATCATCACTGAGCACTTAGGCATGTCCATATTTAGAATGATTCAAATGAATGAGCATGTATTTCTGTCTGCAATTAAAACTACATGGTTTAACTGATCTCCTTTTATTCATGAATAAAAGACACCCAAACCTGTAAATTGTAAAGCCAGTATCTGCTGAACGAAAAGACAATTTCTGAGTAGGAGAGATCTGTGTCAATTGTTTCCACTAACCTTCTAGGCATATAGGACAGTCATCCTCATTGTCAGAAGAATCAGAGACTTGTATTCCATCAATTCTTGAACCTCCTAAGTGATGTTTTACTGATGACCCATCAACCTTTTGAGATGTGCAAGTTGATCCAATATCAGTATTCTTTCTTTCTGTAAGTTGTCCAGGTTTCTGAAAATGTGTTGATGATTTGTCGTGTCCTGACACTATTGGGTGTTGCACCATCGGAGGGCTGAATCGAGGATCATCATAAGGCAAAGGCCTTGGAGGAGCGCGGAAAGTATCCATTGAATCTACTTGTCCTGCAGAGGTGCAAGCTGCAAGAGGAATCCTTCCACGATCAGGAGCGACCCGTGTATCACCTCTGTGACGAGCAGCAGAGCCCTGGGAAGGAGGTGATTAGAAGACAGTGCACAACAACTGACTGAAAGACCAGATGCAGAGAAAATGTATGTGAACAGAATAAACAAAGATGACAGTTTAGTCCACTATACAACATGCATCAAGTCATGTGAGCTCAAACTTCTAAAATAGATCTCAAAATATGTTGCCAAAGTCACTGATAACAAACCGGATGAGCTGCAAACAAATTATGGCAGTTTATTAGAAATTTAAAACCTGCTATAATACGTTTTACTGTTCCACACCACCTCCTTAGTGTGACAAACAATGCTGCTCCATCCAACAATGTAAGCTGAAACTCCGTGGAGTCCATCGCAACAAGGCAATCTCAGAAACGGCCTAATGCATGCAAGATCAAAGAACATGGAAACGGGCACCACCTGACAGTGCTGGCATGGATCCCCAAATCCTATCACGTATTTTGCAGGATCCGTAAGCATCCTCAAAATAACCCAATTACACATGCAGAAAATAAACTAAATGCACAACAAATTCATTCAGGCCTTACCACAACAACACGCTAATACCCAAAACAGTTGCAGTGACAGACGGGTGAGAGATACATAGCAGTATAGCGCAGTGGTAGAAGCATACCGAGTCCACGCCGTGGTAAACGAAAGGCCATGGCAGGCAGAAGCAGCAGACGGGCGGCGCCACCGAGCCGTCCTCTGGGTAGCGCAGGCAGCACAGCAGGGACCCCATCCCTCGGCTCCCCCCTTCAGTTCGAACCAGGCAGCGGATTCTAgtagcgccggcggcgccgcctccaaTTCTTGGGCTCTCCCCTGTTCGCCGCCGCCCGTTCAGggacaaaaaaagaaagaacggAATAAATCCGATCGCTCGCGATAAAAAGGCGGAGCGCAACTCGAATCGCCGCTGCAAATCAGCGCAGatttcccttccccttcctcgcgCGTATCTGGGAAGCAGTGGCCAATTAAAGGATCAGTCCCGGAGGCtccggccgcggcgacggcgccgagtGCGGCGGCGCCAGTGACTAggtgctactgctgctgctgcgactactcaacaAACAAACAGAAAAGACTCAATTTTGCGACTCGATTCTTACTGCGAGTTCTTGGCGGCGGATTGGAAGACAGGCCACGGAGCGATCGAGTTAAACCCCCAACCCCCCACGCGGATTGGCAGTGCAACGGTCCTGGATAATCGGAGGGTGATACGGATTTGTTTGTTGGTGGAGTCGGATGTGGGGTGCGGATTGGATTGGGGTCAGGAGATCGGAGCTGGCACGCAAGGCATTGCGAGCTGCGATTTGCTGTTGCACCGAGAACGAGTGCAACGGAGGGGCCGAAAGGAAGtgagagaggaaaaaaaggagaaaaagcgagcgagaataaaaataaaaacgaAATAAAAGAGGGAGAAGAATCTTGGTGACGGCGCTAATTACGAGTCTAGCCCTTGCTTTGGCAAACAACAAAGCCTACTGTTTGTAGCACTTTTAAAGGTGCTaattgctatttttaatgataGCACCAAAGTCCAAATCTTCCCTGATTACCTGCTGGAAAAAGGCAGATCATATGTCCTCCATATTGGTGGACACAATTGCTGTACTGTACTTAAGAATTGGTGAAAGGAATTTATGCTTAATGATTTTGCAGTAAAGTTTGACTAATAATAGTAACTTGTAAACTGGGGTTATTTCAATTTCCCAGTATcctatttgcaaaaaaaaaacatcatcatcatttgTAGGAGTGTCATAATATGGATTTGCATCAAGATTCATATGTTATGAATTTTTATTAAAAACAATGTCACCGTAACTCAACAAAAATATTTCACATAAGGATCTTGAAGCATAGTCCCAAAAATATTGGCACAAATATCCTGGATCCCAAATTGTAGATACTGAAACCATAAAAGAGTTACTAGCTTGATAAGTTAATGAGGCTTGTGAAAAAAGGAATTTTGAGTTTGAAGGGGTGTTCAAGCAAAACGTGTCCTAGAAATTTAGATAGGGCCAGAGCATAGATAGGATCAGTAGTGTtgcttgggagttgggaggCCCCATTTCATTATATTGACGCAGGACTGACTGCGTTCAATTCTCCTGATTAATGGACCGGCCTATCTATTTTACTGATCCAAGTCAGTTTGATGGCTTCCATTTTAACCTATATGCACCAAGAAGGGTTACATAAACAGGATACTGACATGTGAACCATCTGGTATAGGGGTATAGGCCAACCAGTTAGTCACTGAAAAGTGGACCATCTGAAATATCTGATGTGTGTTAATAAACGTATTGAAATGGCAACTCAGTGTGCCTATCAGCTTCATTAGCTTGGCTAGTCACCGGCAAGTAAACCAGCAGAAACAGTCATTCAGTTTAAATTATTCCTCATCAATGATACTTTTGTCCCTGAGTGGCAAAATGTTCCATAACTTATCGTCTATTCAGTGATGCATTTGTTTTCCcataaaaaaaagtttgctTGGACGGGCAGCTTTGCTCTTTATTACGGTGGCTTTTTTAGTTGGGAATGGCGGCGGCCAGACTGCAACTTGCACATTAATCTCgtatcccaaaaaaaaaaacacctctTGAGTGGTGGTGGAGTCGCATAGTATATAATCTAAACATGCGACTAATCACGTTCACTCTCACGTCAGACATCTAATTCATGTTTATTTTTCTACATCGTATTTATCTGCCACCCAGAGGTCCATTCAGCATAGttaaggatgatgatgatgtcacTAGCTAACTCATGTTATCCGTCTCACTAGCTAATAAACTTGTGTAGATAAGGAGTGCCAATTACTTGCGTATTGCAGTTGCGTTGCGTGTGCAGCTAAACGTACCTTAAGTCTTTgacttttcattttgttttgtgTATATTTTTTGTCCATGAAAATGTTTATGCCGATCTAGAAAAGTAGCTTCATAACGATACGGTATGTTTTACATGTACCAAAAATTACTTTAATGTTAGGGTTTATGTTATTGTGCCTTCGTGGCTCGTGCTAGTGATCAGAGAAAGTACTAGCTTGGTAAATGGTACCTTTTTCAGATAGATCAGATCACTCTGACATAACTGTGTATCTGAACATGCTAATGGACATTTGTAAAACTACTGTATTATGCAATTACCTTTTACAAAAAATATAATGATGCTATTCTCATATGACCAATCGAAAAACCTCTCTGACTCGAAtttggcaaagttttttttaaaaaatcagtGCATTTATGAGTGAAGATAGTATATGATGCTtaaggtttttttttaaaatgaaccAAGCAGGAGAGttaccgattatattaaaaaagaagatgaagttcAGACTGGGTGAAACaacaaatggaaaaaaaacaacacaaACACCGGCAAGTTGGATTGAGCCATCAACACATGCCGCACCACGCCATCAcactcaactcaactcaacaaCGCATTGGCCAGTTGGATTCGGACATCAACACGTACCGAGCTCAACTCATCCCCAGCACACTCTGCCCGGTCGGATTGAGACATCGACATGAACCGCAACCTTCCCTCACTACGTGGCAGCCCCTCAACGCTCGCCACCATGGTAATGGCCCTACCACCACCATCGGTCCACCACCACCCCAAACGAGCAGCGTCGATCGCCTGATGAAGCTAAGGACCCGCAAGTCACCACTTGCGCCGTTGTAACCGACGATGATTCGTACTGAGCCAACCGCTGCCATGCAGGGTTGGTCGCCATGAACCGCTGCAAGTCATGTAGCCATCGCTCCATCGTAGCCGCTTGCGCCTTCTCACGAAGTTGTTATGCACCGGCTAACCTTGCCAAGCAAGATTAGCTGCCACATCCCGCTGTAAGCCGCGAAGCCGACTCACGAGTAGCCACCATTGACTGCCGCTAGACCGCCGACACCATCGCCAACCACCTAGTGGCCACTCCAAAAAAAGCAGACACCAGCCATCACCGAGGGATCCTCCGAAACGATGTCTCCAACGAGAGAAACGGCGTCCTAAGACATCGTCATCGTTGCTCTGACTAGAGCACGACTTTCGCCATGAGGACATCCCACCGATGGGAGAGTAGACAGCAtgtcgacgcctccaaggaggagcGTGGCGCCTAAAGGCGTCATCGTCGCAAGGCTTTCGCTCGCTGCCACACTAACCCGACCTAGTAATGAAGCAGCCCGGAGCATAGAGGGGGTCAATGCAGTCAACCACACCCCCACAGCGTCGCTAATGCGCACCCGCGCAACCGCAGGCAGCTACGCCACCACGGCGTCGCTAAAAGCAGCAGTGCAGGCCGCCGTCGACCACGCCACCACGACGCAACTGAGAACTTCGTAGGCACATCCTCTCCATGCCTTCGCTCCACTGCAGCACAGCAGCCGCCCGCTGCTTGAATCCAGCACAAGGCCACCACCTCCTCAGTCTGCATCTGGGCGCCGCCATGAGCAGCCCCTCACCGCGCACGGGCCGCCCCTGCGCGTGGCCTGACGCCTCCTGGGCCGCAGGCGCGCGGCCATGCTGCCCCGCCGGGTTCCTGCCACAGTCGCCCTCACCCTACGCCTGTTGTCGCGCTTGCCTTGCCTCCCCGCCCCGCGCaggccaccgccggccgtcGCCTCACCTtacgccgcgcgcgccaccgcAGCCCCTTCGCCCAGCTCCGACGCCTGATCGATCGCTCGCCAAGCCCCACGGCAGCCAGGAGGCCTCCTCGCTCTGCGCCGCTGCGCTGCCACCGCGGCCCCTGGCCAGCCCTACCGCGCCGGCACAAGCTCGCCGCCCCTTGCTCGCTATGGCCACCTCCCGGTCTCCCACCCATATCTGAGCGGATGCGGCCAAGACAGGGCAAAATCACCCCGCTGCCACTTTCCTAGGGGTTGTGCGGGCTTCCGATGGCACCCTCCGGTGACAGTGAGGTGGGgtggacaggagggagggagcggcggcagctAGGGTTCCGGTCGCCGCCCGTGTCGCCCGAGCGGGAGGCGACGCGGGGGCTTGAGATTATAATATGATGCTTAAGGTTAATGTGAGCGGTTGATTGGACGTAAGGCAAAGTTTTGTATAGAACAGGTCTAGaacaaaacttgaaatttgaaTGAAATGGAACGTCGGTCCTCTGTTTGTAAATGTAAGACCGTAGTTTGGAGCTAGTCAACGGTAGATAGATACTACTCATATGCAATGTGTAGCTATCATCACTTCACAGCTAGTGTTAAATGCAATGTGAAGCTAATGTTCTATATATCTTCATTCGTAAATGCAATGAAAATGGGCGCTTCACGACAAAATTTGATATTTGAATTATATGGGAACATTAACTTCACAGCTAGTCAACAGAAAGTCATTGCATTTACAAATGAAGATACTAGAACATTAGCTTCACACTGGTGTTGATGTTAATGAAACCCTATTTTCCTCCTCTCCCCGTTACCATTTCATTTCTTGTTTTGCTTCAAAACGCTGGAGAAGAGTTTCGTCAACTTGCAACTTCGCTGTGATGAAACTAAAGCTGCTAGGAAACTAGATAGTGGTCAGCTAGCTGCTCGCCTGCTGCATCAGCGCACCGTGTCATTCACTGAACCTGCATTAGTGCATTAATTATAGTAATGAGATGATTATCATCGGCGTCGGTGGAATTCTAGTAAGAAAATCAGTGTCGGGGCGTGCAAGCACAAGCAGATGCGACTGACCAAACTAAAGGTATTTACCGAACGGGGAGATTAGCTTCCAAATGACAGCAACGTGTGGCTTGTCATCAAGCTGATCTCTAGCTAGTAAATAGTAATCGACAAATCAGAGCTTGGGCAGGCTTCAAGGCACTTAATCGCCGGATACACCAAAGCGACCTAACCTACGGCTGAGCTCAACTTGATTTTGACGTGCTGGAAGAAGTCCCTTATCATGCGACCTGAACAGCTTTTCTGAGTGCACTTGCTTGTTAGATCAGCAAAATGCCTATACACAACTGAACATATATAAATGTCATTCTTTTTCTTGAACAATCTCATTCACATAGCCTTTCACAGCTATTTTTTGGCTTCGATACACAATCTTAGTCCACCTGAAGAAGGTTGTATCTAATTGATGACCATGTGCGCCCTAACTCGTTGCAAGCAGTTTAAATCGAAATTATGGCATCTAAAAAGCTCTAGGGAATTATGTGAAGATAATTATGCTGCAGCCTGTTGTAGTTACAAATATTACGACAGTGATTACTACTATATTTACTTATAATTTTACCTTTAAGTAGTACTACCATCTTACATTgcaaaattcaaaaataaagTTCTGCAAGTCGGATCAGAACTAAAATATAATTGATTTTTCAATTTCGAATCTTcacaataaaaaatattttgttgcAAAAGCATTAACTTTTCTACCTTGTAAACTCGCTAAAACCACCAGAAGCACCATCCTTTgcaaagagaaagaaacaaaggtGACAAAGAAAGTTAAGAGTGCGGGGTTCATAGCTTAAACGTACAGGCTCATAAAGTCATAATGCTTGGTTCCCGTTGATGAACAAATGCTAGTTATGGTTCGCTTGCACATGGAAATTGTTGCTAAAGTAGGTCACTTGGATGCCCAAGATTTGAATTGAAGGTTTATCTAGAATTGCTTTGCATGAGTGCCAACAACTTCCAAAACAACAACTTGCCACCTTGTTGTTTATCCAGTGTATATTGATATTTTCAAACTAAGGCTTCCATTGAAATAGACCCTCTCAAAATTAC is a genomic window containing:
- the LOC117837443 gene encoding uncharacterized protein is translated as MASDTGKKLIQIDVSSDTVCPWCFVGKKNLEKAMEQSKDKFDFEVRWHPFFLNPDAPKEGIRKSDFYKMKFGPAQFERATSRMTEIFRGLGLEYDMSGLTGNTMDSHRLITLAGHQGYGKQNALVEELFQSYFCQGKYIGDKQVLLDAARKVGIEGAEELLEDPTRGVDEVQEELNKYSSGISGVPHFVINGKYQLSGGQPPSTFMRAFEMAAKDGA
- the LOC117837445 gene encoding E3 ubiquitin-protein ligase At3g02290 — protein: MGSLLCCLRYPEDGSVAPPVCCFCLPWPFVYHGVDSGSAARHRGDTRVAPDRGRIPLAACTSAGQVDSMDTFRAPPRPLPYDDPRFSPPMVQHPIVSGHDKSSTHFQKPGQLTERKNTDIGSTCTSQKVDGSSVKHHLGGSRIDGIQVSDSSDNEDDCPICLEEYGYENPKIALQCNHNFHLSCIYEWMERSQACPVCAKVMLFNDDE